From a single Pseudalkalibacillus hwajinpoensis genomic region:
- a CDS encoding tetratricopeptide repeat protein — protein MERLKQAVSLIESGNFEKGLFELKEVRKEADHEALYDLSNIYYNLGLIEDSRDVVEELLIHYPNEGELLVQAAECYVDLEQEQDAIAALNKIDESDAAYPPALLLLADLYQTEGLEEVAEQKLLEAKRLSPDEPIIDFGLGEFYLTQGHHLKAVPYYEAVLGTKGELANENIELRLAEALSGSGQFEDALSFYEKGLENGREINALFGYGFTALQIDEYRKAINALNELKELDPQYSTLYPYLAKAYEEEGATSEAIQTLAQGIKVDEFNEELYLQASRLSYKTHDNNSGEQYLRELLAINPTHIEAAKTLATYFRTEERFEDIIDLLANIEEGDQSDPFLDWSAATAYAELENYKEAIKRYENAYTYFKNDPIFLEEYGAFLIEEGRREEAVEAFKLALKMDPTLVHLEEEVLRFEEERFKEE, from the coding sequence GTGGAGCGTCTTAAACAGGCTGTCTCGTTAATTGAGTCAGGAAATTTTGAAAAAGGATTATTTGAACTGAAAGAAGTTCGAAAAGAAGCGGATCATGAAGCGTTATATGATCTTTCCAATATTTATTATAATCTCGGATTAATTGAAGATTCACGGGATGTTGTAGAAGAATTATTAATCCACTATCCAAATGAGGGAGAGCTACTCGTTCAAGCAGCTGAATGTTATGTAGACCTCGAACAGGAGCAGGATGCCATCGCTGCACTAAATAAAATTGATGAAAGTGATGCAGCATACCCACCAGCGCTGCTTCTTCTTGCTGATTTGTATCAAACAGAAGGTTTGGAAGAAGTTGCTGAACAAAAGCTCCTTGAAGCCAAGCGCCTTTCACCTGATGAGCCCATCATTGACTTCGGTCTTGGTGAATTTTATTTGACACAGGGGCACCATCTAAAAGCTGTACCTTACTATGAAGCCGTATTGGGTACAAAAGGTGAGCTTGCGAATGAAAATATTGAACTCAGACTTGCTGAAGCATTGAGCGGTAGCGGACAGTTTGAGGATGCCCTTTCATTTTATGAGAAAGGACTTGAAAATGGACGCGAAATCAATGCTCTGTTTGGTTATGGATTTACTGCTTTGCAAATTGATGAATACCGAAAAGCCATCAATGCACTAAATGAATTAAAAGAACTAGATCCTCAGTACAGTACCCTCTATCCTTATCTTGCAAAAGCTTATGAGGAGGAAGGTGCAACGTCGGAAGCCATCCAGACCCTTGCGCAGGGAATTAAGGTTGATGAATTTAATGAAGAGCTATATTTACAGGCGAGCAGGTTAAGCTATAAAACACATGACAATAATAGCGGAGAGCAGTATTTACGTGAACTGTTAGCGATTAATCCAACTCACATCGAAGCTGCAAAAACGCTCGCTACTTATTTCCGTACAGAAGAGCGATTTGAAGATATTATTGATCTATTAGCAAATATTGAAGAGGGTGATCAGAGTGATCCGTTCCTTGATTGGTCTGCTGCCACAGCGTATGCTGAGTTAGAAAATTATAAAGAAGCTATAAAACGTTATGAAAACGCATATACTTATTTCAAAAACGATCCGATTTTTCTTGAAGAGTATGGTGCATTCTTGATTGAAGAAGGTCGTAGAGAAGAAGCGGTTGAGGCATTCAAACTTGCCCTTAAGATGGATCCGACACTCGTTCATCTTGAAGAAGAAGTGCTGCGCTTTGAAGAAGAAAGATTTAAAGAGGAATAA
- a CDS encoding ReoY family proteolytic degradation factor encodes MSSSVSVVEKKDFLKWFLKNYQVKKRECVWLLNYLISDEVLMGNVHFVENAEFCPKALVISTHCVENAPFRFYKHNIITTDPEKSFHDIRLNQDEPIYIQLNFKSKNVSPQYVAVLEENPFLPENMAADKKYSFLAEMVLDESFTRYKRDSILQQIDEALDRKDEVTFQSLSKQLNNL; translated from the coding sequence ATGAGCAGCTCCGTTTCTGTCGTTGAAAAGAAGGACTTTCTTAAATGGTTTCTTAAGAATTATCAAGTTAAGAAGCGTGAATGTGTCTGGTTACTAAATTATTTAATCAGTGATGAAGTGTTGATGGGAAATGTCCACTTTGTTGAGAATGCTGAATTCTGTCCAAAAGCACTCGTCATTTCCACTCACTGTGTAGAAAATGCACCATTCCGTTTTTACAAGCATAATATTATTACTACAGATCCTGAGAAGTCCTTCCATGACATTCGCCTGAATCAGGACGAGCCTATTTATATTCAGCTCAATTTCAAAAGTAAGAATGTGTCACCACAATATGTTGCTGTATTAGAAGAAAATCCGTTTTTGCCAGAAAATATGGCAGCTGATAAGAAATATTCCTTCCTAGCTGAAATGGTTCTTGATGAATCATTTACACGGTATAAGCGTGATTCAATTTTACAGCAAATTGATGAAGCTCTTGATCGAAAAGATGAAGTAACCTTTCAGAGTTTGAGCAAGCAGCTTAATAATCTTTAA
- a CDS encoding GNAT family N-acetyltransferase — protein sequence MIRILTEADKEIVSSMETGIEDDYVIRIFLKLVEEDCVIGYFQDQMLVGIAGVTIFESEAAVLGRLRTHRNFQGQGIATMLMNRLKNDAFLEPGVTWTGYATERNNVPGNRLAKHLQMDLEASLVSSRISPGDVVGWNEELSFQHESSREEKRKCLIENDQCRKLSFFPYSIYYPLPYAPHLSHTYVDSLEMYRSDAGSFFLMKEEKGASYLNIKVWDEQVLYSKSMWEIVNEQAEQEARLIWVDLPSNLARSFEAKSHQTVWNLYGQTRS from the coding sequence TTGATTCGCATATTGACAGAAGCTGATAAAGAGATCGTATCAAGTATGGAAACCGGGATAGAAGATGATTATGTGATTCGTATTTTCTTAAAACTGGTGGAAGAAGATTGCGTCATCGGCTATTTTCAAGATCAGATGCTTGTAGGGATAGCGGGTGTAACCATTTTCGAAAGTGAAGCTGCTGTACTTGGTAGACTGCGTACGCACCGTAATTTTCAAGGGCAAGGTATAGCTACCATGCTCATGAACAGACTGAAGAATGACGCATTCTTAGAACCTGGTGTAACATGGACGGGATATGCAACAGAACGAAATAATGTACCCGGGAATCGGTTAGCTAAACATTTACAAATGGACCTTGAAGCAAGTCTTGTATCATCTCGCATAAGCCCCGGTGACGTGGTAGGATGGAATGAGGAGCTTTCTTTCCAGCATGAATCCTCGAGAGAAGAGAAGCGAAAGTGTTTAATTGAAAATGATCAGTGTCGTAAACTTAGCTTTTTTCCTTATTCGATTTACTATCCGCTTCCATATGCACCGCACTTAAGTCATACATATGTTGATAGTTTAGAGATGTATCGAAGTGATGCAGGAAGCTTTTTTCTGATGAAGGAAGAAAAAGGAGCCTCTTATCTCAACATAAAGGTTTGGGATGAACAAGTTCTTTATAGTAAGAGCATGTGGGAAATTGTAAATGAGCAGGCTGAACAGGAAGCAAGATTGATATGGGTCGACTTACCATCAAACCTCGCCAGATCGTTTGAAGCAAAATCACATCAAACGGTCTGGAATTTATACGGACAAACAAGGAGCTAA
- a CDS encoding YpiF family protein, producing the protein MKWTETDIAVYEKEREYVDTAIVPLVPISLTSNIKTIVSMGEYITIISGELERQLKGRLLLIPAVTYLQTESMDERVDRLKQVEAELFKGGMKHIITLTADIDWKQSEGQVESALLWMPAIPLEHMEGQYKMETISAQVKQVLQFVTNTWQSNINS; encoded by the coding sequence ATGAAATGGACAGAAACAGATATCGCAGTTTATGAAAAAGAAAGAGAATACGTGGATACAGCTATTGTGCCACTTGTTCCGATATCCCTGACATCAAATATTAAAACGATAGTTTCAATGGGTGAATACATTACCATCATCTCAGGTGAATTAGAAAGACAACTTAAAGGTCGTTTGCTGCTCATCCCTGCGGTAACGTATCTTCAAACGGAAAGTATGGATGAACGTGTGGATCGTCTAAAACAGGTTGAAGCAGAGCTATTTAAAGGCGGTATGAAACACATTATTACATTAACGGCAGATATAGACTGGAAGCAGTCTGAAGGACAAGTGGAAAGCGCCCTGCTCTGGATGCCTGCGATCCCTCTTGAGCATATGGAGGGCCAATACAAAATGGAAACTATCTCTGCCCAGGTGAAGCAGGTGCTTCAATTTGTAACAAATACGTGGCAAAGTAATATAAATAGTTGA
- a CDS encoding ubiquinol-cytochrome c reductase iron-sulfur subunit, with product MAKKNEVTRRQFLNYSLTGVGGFMAAGMLMPMVRFAIDPLLKEKAEQEFVPVMDTSEITNKPVRKEFKIDQVDGWYESEVTQSAWVYKDEKDEIVALSPVCKHLGCTVDWASNAAFPNQFYCPCHGGRYTKDGVNVKGTPPLAPLDVYNKKVEDGKLYLGKPEPR from the coding sequence ATGGCGAAGAAAAACGAAGTAACAAGACGCCAATTTCTAAACTACAGCCTGACTGGTGTAGGCGGTTTTATGGCAGCAGGGATGCTGATGCCGATGGTCCGTTTTGCAATTGATCCATTGTTAAAAGAAAAAGCAGAACAAGAATTTGTGCCTGTTATGGACACAAGCGAGATTACGAATAAACCAGTTCGTAAAGAATTCAAAATTGACCAGGTAGATGGTTGGTATGAATCGGAAGTAACACAATCCGCCTGGGTTTACAAAGATGAAAAAGACGAAATTGTCGCACTTTCACCTGTTTGTAAACACTTAGGATGTACAGTTGACTGGGCTTCGAATGCAGCTTTTCCTAATCAGTTTTATTGCCCGTGTCACGGTGGCCGCTACACAAAAGATGGTGTGAATGTAAAAGGAACACCACCACTTGCGCCGCTTGATGTTTACAACAAGAAAGTTGAAGATGGAAAACTTTACCTCGGAAAACCTGAACCACGTTAG
- the qcrB gene encoding menaquinol-cytochrome c reductase cytochrome b subunit produces MLNKIYDWVDERLDITPMWRDIADHEVPEHVNPAHHFSAFVYCFGGLTFFITVIQILSGMFLTMYYVPDIVNAWESVYYLQNEVAFGQIVRGMHHWGASLVIVMMFLHTLRVFFTGSYKKPRELNWVVGVLIFFVMLGLGFTGYLLPWDMKALFATKVGLEIAVTIPVVGEWAKTLLAGGEIIGAQTLARFFAIHVFFLPAALLGLLAAHFIMIRKQGISGPL; encoded by the coding sequence ATGTTAAATAAAATCTATGATTGGGTAGATGAACGCTTAGATATTACGCCAATGTGGCGCGATATTGCGGATCACGAAGTGCCAGAGCACGTTAACCCGGCTCATCACTTTTCAGCGTTTGTTTATTGTTTTGGCGGATTAACGTTTTTTATAACTGTTATCCAAATTTTGTCCGGCATGTTCCTTACCATGTACTATGTGCCAGACATTGTGAATGCCTGGGAATCCGTTTACTATCTTCAAAATGAAGTAGCTTTCGGACAAATTGTTAGAGGGATGCACCACTGGGGAGCCAGTCTCGTTATCGTTATGATGTTTCTACATACCCTTCGCGTGTTCTTTACCGGCTCTTACAAGAAACCTCGTGAATTAAACTGGGTTGTTGGTGTATTAATTTTCTTCGTTATGCTTGGGTTAGGGTTTACTGGATACCTCTTACCATGGGATATGAAAGCGCTATTCGCAACGAAAGTTGGTCTTGAAATCGCGGTTACGATTCCAGTTGTTGGTGAATGGGCCAAAACGCTACTTGCTGGTGGAGAAATTATCGGGGCACAAACACTTGCGCGATTCTTCGCAATTCACGTATTCTTCTTGCCAGCTGCACTCCTTGGATTGCTAGCTGCTCACTTTATTATGATTCGTAAACAGGGTATTTCTGGCCCGCTATAA
- a CDS encoding menaquinol-cytochrome c reductase cytochrome b/c subunit, producing MHRGKGMKFVGDSRIPAQRKPNIPKDYSEYPGKTEAFWPNFLLKEWMVGAVFLIGYLALTIAHPSPLERVADPTDATYTPLPDWYFLFLYQLLKYKFAAGDYTLVGTVVMPGLAFGALLLAPWLDRGPERRPAKRPVATALMLLGLISTVYLTWESVVTHDWEKAAKQGEIVEATVDKESEGYAIYSGQSCIGCHGDSLQGGSGPSLLETQQTKESIMDIAVNGIGGMPANAFKGTDEEREKLAEFIVKTAEANK from the coding sequence ATGCATCGCGGAAAAGGAATGAAGTTTGTAGGCGACTCGCGTATCCCTGCGCAGAGAAAGCCTAACATTCCAAAAGATTATTCAGAGTACCCCGGCAAAACAGAAGCGTTTTGGCCGAACTTCTTATTAAAAGAATGGATGGTTGGAGCAGTTTTCCTTATCGGTTATCTAGCGTTAACGATTGCCCATCCATCTCCGCTTGAGCGTGTCGCGGATCCTACGGATGCAACGTATACACCACTTCCTGACTGGTACTTCCTGTTTTTATACCAGCTCTTGAAGTACAAATTTGCTGCCGGTGATTATACCCTTGTCGGAACTGTTGTAATGCCAGGTCTTGCATTTGGTGCACTTCTTCTGGCACCGTGGCTCGATCGCGGACCTGAAAGACGACCTGCGAAGCGCCCTGTTGCAACAGCGCTTATGCTTCTAGGTCTCATTTCAACCGTTTATCTTACCTGGGAATCTGTTGTAACGCATGACTGGGAAAAAGCTGCGAAGCAAGGTGAAATTGTTGAGGCAACAGTTGATAAGGAATCAGAAGGCTACGCAATTTACTCAGGTCAATCTTGTATTGGCTGTCACGGTGACAGCTTGCAGGGTGGTTCTGGACCTTCTCTTCTTGAAACCCAGCAAACAAAAGAGTCGATTATGGACATTGCTGTCAATGGAATTGGTGGAATGCCAGCTAATGCCTTCAAAGGTACTGATGAAGAACGTGAGAAGCTAGCTGAGTTTATTGTCAAAACTGCTGAAGCAAATAAGTAA
- a CDS encoding DUF1405 domain-containing protein yields the protein MQFFYLLRSRPFLWFLLLINILGTVYGYYWYGWQLEETKPIFLLFVPDSPTASLFFCFVLAAFLLGKNWPLMESLAAVTLFKYGIWAVVMNIMVMVVTGQLSPIALMLIFSHLGMAVEGLLYAPFYKIKPWHLIAVAVWTIHNDVIDYVFGQMPRYSILSEYTLGIGYFTFWLSILSLALVYVLSVRRGHYKLSIQ from the coding sequence ATCCAATTTTTCTACTTACTCAGGTCAAGGCCCTTTCTATGGTTCTTGCTTCTTATTAATATTCTTGGTACGGTTTACGGCTATTACTGGTATGGCTGGCAATTAGAAGAAACGAAACCAATTTTTCTACTTTTCGTTCCAGATAGTCCCACTGCCAGTTTATTTTTCTGCTTTGTACTCGCTGCTTTTCTTCTCGGAAAGAATTGGCCATTAATGGAGTCCCTAGCTGCTGTAACGCTGTTTAAATACGGGATCTGGGCTGTTGTGATGAACATCATGGTAATGGTTGTTACGGGGCAGCTATCGCCCATTGCGCTTATGCTCATTTTCTCGCATTTAGGAATGGCAGTTGAAGGACTGTTATACGCTCCATTTTATAAAATCAAACCATGGCATCTCATCGCGGTTGCTGTATGGACAATACATAATGACGTGATCGATTATGTATTCGGTCAAATGCCACGATATTCTATCCTAAGTGAATATACATTGGGTATCGGTTATTTTACGTTCTGGTTATCGATCCTTTCTCTTGCTCTTGTCTATGTCTTATCCGTTCGCAGGGGACATTACAAACTATCTATTCAATGA
- a CDS encoding sporulation protein YpjB, translating into MGRRLLLLFLLLALPVNVYGTETDVKQVWNDIAADVLEFGKQENFEQAKTMLEQFSDVFPGDQGNELTSTELRIILNAQERALRAVTSVDKAADQRIQALTEFRLAVDALVAEKQPMWRQTDSKLLPLIKEMAAAIKHGDSDVYETSKQRFIGTYSIIRPAMAIDLSTETQARLDSHIAFIEQYASSDDKKLVGQLETMHDDFEKAYHSTRNEDETSLLWLISSIGGMITVTLLYVIYRKYRGEKEEKKRKQVE; encoded by the coding sequence ATGGGTAGACGATTGCTCCTTTTGTTTTTGCTTTTAGCGCTTCCCGTAAACGTGTATGGAACTGAAACTGATGTGAAACAGGTCTGGAATGATATAGCAGCAGATGTACTTGAGTTTGGAAAACAGGAAAATTTCGAACAAGCTAAAACGATGCTTGAACAATTTTCGGACGTTTTTCCAGGTGATCAAGGTAATGAGCTGACATCGACAGAGCTACGAATAATTCTAAATGCACAAGAACGAGCATTACGCGCTGTCACATCTGTGGATAAAGCGGCTGATCAAAGAATTCAGGCACTAACTGAATTTCGACTTGCTGTAGATGCTCTTGTAGCTGAAAAGCAACCAATGTGGCGGCAAACAGATAGTAAATTACTTCCATTAATCAAAGAAATGGCTGCTGCAATCAAGCATGGTGATAGTGACGTATATGAAACAAGCAAACAGAGGTTTATTGGTACGTACAGCATCATTCGTCCTGCAATGGCGATCGATTTATCTACAGAAACTCAAGCGCGTCTCGATTCACACATCGCTTTTATTGAACAGTATGCTTCAAGTGATGATAAAAAGTTAGTCGGTCAGCTGGAAACAATGCATGACGATTTTGAAAAGGCCTATCATTCGACTAGAAATGAAGATGAAACATCACTGTTGTGGTTGATTTCGTCAATTGGTGGAATGATAACGGTAACGTTACTTTACGTGATATATCGTAAGTATCGTGGAGAAAAAGAAGAAAAGAAAAGAAAACAGGTTGAGTAA
- a CDS encoding zinc metallopeptidase: MAGFLVYFALLLIIPLWAQGRVKSAYKKYSKVPNSSGMSGAEVARKILDENGLFSVGVEEVRGHLSDHYDPRSKTVRLSSGNYHGQSVAGAAIASHEVGHAIQDEQNYAPLRFRHTLVPVANLGSNFSYFIILAGILMSSANFILLGIIFMSAAVLFQLVTLPVEFNASSRAMEQVVSTGVIRNDEERETKKVLNAAALTYVAAAVVALLELLRFVFIFIGMNED, translated from the coding sequence ATGGCTGGTTTTTTAGTATACTTTGCCCTTCTATTAATTATCCCACTATGGGCCCAGGGCAGGGTAAAGAGCGCATATAAAAAATATTCAAAAGTCCCTAATTCATCCGGGATGAGTGGTGCTGAAGTGGCTCGTAAAATTCTTGATGAAAATGGTTTGTTTTCTGTTGGCGTAGAGGAAGTGCGGGGTCATCTTTCGGATCACTACGACCCACGATCAAAAACAGTTAGACTATCATCAGGGAATTATCACGGTCAGTCGGTAGCAGGTGCTGCGATTGCTTCTCACGAAGTTGGTCATGCGATCCAGGATGAACAAAATTATGCACCACTTCGATTTCGCCATACGCTGGTTCCTGTAGCGAATCTCGGTTCGAATTTTAGCTATTTCATTATTCTAGCTGGTATCTTGATGTCTTCAGCGAATTTCATTCTATTAGGCATTATTTTCATGAGTGCCGCCGTCTTGTTCCAACTCGTAACATTGCCTGTTGAATTTAATGCTTCAAGTCGTGCGATGGAACAGGTTGTATCAACCGGTGTAATCCGTAATGATGAGGAACGTGAAACGAAAAAGGTCTTAAATGCCGCAGCACTAACGTATGTTGCAGCAGCTGTTGTAGCTCTTCTAGAATTGCTTCGCTTTGTGTTTATTTTCATAGGTATGAATGAAGATTAA
- a CDS encoding YitT family protein — MEGIRGKNVFFILLGSAIFAFGLVHFNMENNLAEGGFTGITLLLYFLFQIDPALSNLVLNIPLFIIGWRILGGRAFIYTLIGTLSLSLFLWIFQKYSALSIPLQNDLTLAALFAGVFVGAGLGIIFRYGGTTGGVDIIARLGSKYLGWSMGKTMFVFDFCVIALSLVYLNYKEAMYTLLAVFVAARVIDFIQQGAYAAKAAMIISENNKEIANNIMSQMDRGATVLNGKGSFSGVQKEVLYCVVARNELVRLKNIIRHVDPHAFVAVNDVHDVLGEGFTLDENKNPIEH, encoded by the coding sequence ATGGAAGGCATACGGGGAAAGAATGTATTCTTTATTTTACTTGGATCCGCAATATTTGCTTTTGGACTTGTTCATTTTAATATGGAAAATAACCTTGCTGAAGGTGGTTTTACTGGGATTACGCTTTTACTTTATTTTCTATTTCAGATTGATCCAGCACTTTCAAATTTAGTGCTTAACATCCCATTATTTATTATTGGTTGGCGTATATTAGGAGGCCGAGCATTTATTTATACCCTAATCGGAACCCTTTCCTTGTCTTTATTTTTATGGATTTTCCAAAAGTATTCAGCGCTTTCAATACCCCTGCAGAATGATTTAACACTAGCAGCACTGTTTGCTGGTGTTTTCGTTGGTGCAGGACTTGGAATTATTTTTCGCTATGGTGGTACAACGGGTGGCGTGGACATCATTGCTAGGCTTGGTTCTAAATACTTAGGATGGAGCATGGGAAAAACGATGTTTGTATTTGATTTCTGCGTGATTGCCCTTTCACTCGTTTACTTAAATTACAAAGAAGCCATGTACACACTTCTTGCAGTTTTTGTTGCTGCAAGAGTGATTGATTTTATTCAGCAGGGCGCATATGCAGCGAAAGCCGCAATGATTATTTCAGAAAACAACAAAGAAATTGCCAATAACATCATGAGTCAAATGGACAGAGGAGCAACTGTTTTAAATGGAAAGGGAAGCTTCTCAGGGGTACAAAAAGAAGTCCTGTACTGCGTCGTTGCGCGAAATGAACTTGTTCGACTTAAAAACATTATTCGTCACGTTGATCCACATGCATTTGTTGCTGTGAATGACGTTCATGATGTGCTAGGAGAAGGATTCACACTTGATGAGAATAAAAACCCAATTGAACATTAG
- a CDS encoding nucleotide pyrophosphohydrolase — protein MSNKTIKEMQNEVDQYISQFKEGYFSPLAMLARMTEELGELAREVNHYHGEKPKKQTEKERTIEEEMGDLLFVLTCFANSLDIDLDEAFSQVMTKFNTRDRDRWTKIEGESE, from the coding sequence ATGTCAAATAAAACAATAAAAGAAATGCAGAATGAGGTAGATCAATACATAAGTCAGTTTAAAGAAGGCTATTTCAGCCCGCTTGCCATGCTTGCTAGAATGACTGAAGAACTTGGTGAGCTTGCTCGTGAAGTGAATCATTATCATGGGGAAAAGCCAAAGAAACAGACTGAAAAAGAACGAACGATTGAAGAAGAGATGGGCGACTTATTATTTGTATTAACCTGTTTTGCAAATTCACTCGATATCGATCTTGATGAAGCATTTAGCCAAGTTATGACGAAATTTAACACACGAGATAGAGACCGCTGGACAAAGATTGAAGGGGAGAGTGAATGA
- the dapB gene encoding 4-hydroxy-tetrahydrodipicolinate reductase — protein MNDVKIVIAGPRGNMGREAVKLVDRTDHFQLTAVLDSKILGQTVAEIEGLPSLEAPVYTDLEACLAEVECDVLIDLTTPEFGKKHMEIAFAHGVRPVVGTTGFSNEDVEELSRTAEQKGLGAIIAPNFAIGAVLMMKFSAMAAKYFQDVEIIEQHHDRKLDAPSGTAVKTAKMISEVREEKPQGHEDEREDLEGARGADYNGMRIHSVRLPGLVAHQEVLFGGEGQTLKIRHDSMNRASFMPGVKLAIETVLKIDQLVYGLENIME, from the coding sequence ATGAATGACGTAAAAATCGTAATTGCAGGTCCTAGAGGGAATATGGGGAGAGAAGCTGTTAAGCTGGTTGATCGTACGGATCATTTCCAATTAACAGCAGTGCTTGACAGCAAAATTCTCGGACAAACAGTAGCGGAAATTGAGGGACTTCCATCCCTGGAGGCACCTGTTTATACTGATCTCGAAGCGTGCCTTGCTGAGGTGGAGTGTGACGTGCTAATTGATTTAACGACCCCTGAGTTTGGGAAAAAACATATGGAAATTGCTTTTGCACATGGCGTTCGCCCTGTTGTTGGGACAACAGGATTTTCGAATGAAGACGTAGAAGAGCTATCAAGAACAGCTGAACAAAAAGGACTTGGCGCGATTATTGCTCCAAATTTCGCAATTGGTGCCGTGCTTATGATGAAATTTTCTGCTATGGCAGCGAAGTATTTTCAAGATGTTGAAATTATTGAGCAGCACCATGATCGTAAGCTTGATGCTCCGTCAGGAACTGCTGTGAAGACGGCAAAAATGATTTCGGAAGTTCGCGAAGAAAAGCCACAGGGACATGAAGATGAACGTGAGGATTTAGAAGGTGCAAGGGGTGCTGATTATAACGGAATGAGAATTCATAGTGTTCGTTTGCCTGGTCTTGTTGCCCATCAAGAAGTTCTGTTTGGCGGGGAAGGCCAGACGCTTAAAATCCGTCATGATTCAATGAACAGGGCCTCATTTATGCCTGGAGTTAAGCTTGCAATTGAAACCGTCCTGAAAATCGATCAACTCGTTTATGGTCTTGAAAATATCATGGAGTAG
- the mgsA gene encoding methylglyoxal synthase, with translation MKIALIAHDKKKDDLVRFTLAYKMILDPHTLFATGTTGKRIIDETGLAVHRFQSGPLGGDQQIGAMIAENDMDAVIFFRDPLTAQPHEPDITALIRLCDVYDIPLATNMGSAEILVHALARGELDWREIIHGRNNT, from the coding sequence ATGAAAATCGCTTTAATTGCACACGATAAAAAAAAGGATGATCTAGTTCGTTTCACACTTGCGTACAAAATGATTTTAGATCCACATACGCTTTTCGCAACCGGAACTACAGGTAAGCGAATTATTGATGAAACGGGATTAGCCGTACATCGTTTTCAATCCGGACCACTCGGTGGAGATCAACAAATTGGAGCTATGATTGCCGAAAACGATATGGATGCAGTGATTTTCTTTCGAGATCCTCTCACAGCCCAGCCTCATGAGCCAGATATAACGGCATTAATAAGACTGTGTGATGTATATGATATTCCTCTTGCGACGAATATGGGTAGTGCAGAAATCCTTGTGCATGCTCTGGCAAGAGGTGAACTGGATTGGAGAGAGATAATTCATGGACGAAATAATACTTGA
- the bshB1 gene encoding bacillithiol biosynthesis deacetylase BshB1: MDEIILDVLAFGAHADDVEIGMGGSLKKMAEEGKQTGICDLTEAELSSNGTIFIRHHEARTASDLLSVTTRFNLGLPDRGLKITDEAVAAIVKVIRRTKPLAVFVPYSEDRHPDHGHAARLVEEAVFSAGIRKFRPELGDAHKVSQLYYYFINGFHKPQFTINISKQIEAKKQALEAYRSQFSLSSGSVETPLTNGYVDRVICREYLYGKESGVEYAEGFIAKNLLCMEEIPLGERR; the protein is encoded by the coding sequence ATGGACGAAATAATACTTGATGTACTAGCTTTCGGTGCTCACGCTGATGATGTTGAAATTGGTATGGGTGGATCATTAAAGAAAATGGCTGAAGAAGGGAAGCAAACTGGAATTTGTGATTTAACAGAAGCGGAATTATCATCGAATGGAACGATCTTCATAAGACACCATGAAGCTCGTACGGCATCCGATCTGCTCTCCGTTACAACCCGCTTTAATCTGGGATTGCCTGACCGTGGACTGAAGATAACTGATGAAGCTGTTGCAGCGATCGTAAAAGTGATTCGAAGAACAAAGCCGTTAGCTGTTTTTGTTCCTTATAGTGAAGACCGACACCCTGATCACGGCCATGCAGCCAGACTTGTCGAAGAAGCCGTTTTCTCTGCAGGGATTCGAAAATTTCGCCCTGAATTAGGGGATGCTCACAAAGTAAGTCAGCTATATTACTATTTCATTAATGGATTCCATAAACCACAATTTACAATAAATATTTCAAAGCAAATAGAAGCAAAGAAGCAGGCGCTCGAAGCATATAGGAGTCAGTTTTCCTTAAGTAGCGGAAGTGTGGAAACACCTTTAACAAATGGTTATGTCGATAGGGTGATTTGTAGGGAATACTTATATGGAAAGGAATCAGGGGTTGAGTATGCGGAAGGCTTTATAGCAAAAAACCTGCTATGCATGGAAGAAATCCCTTTAGGAGAAAGACGATGA